A single window of Pseudomonas lutea DNA harbors:
- the pheT gene encoding phenylalanine--tRNA ligase subunit beta, which produces MKFSEQWLRGWVSPQVSRDELVARLSMAGLEVDSVTPAAGAFTGVVVGEVLSTEQHPDADKLRVCQVSNGAETLQVVCGAPNVRPGLKIPFAMIGAALPGDFKIKKAKLRGVESNGMLCSQAELQVGEGNDGLMELPADAPVGQDFRVYLELDDASIEVDLTPNRGDCLSVAGLAREVGALYDAAVTRPTVATVTAVHDQVVPVEVVASAACPRYLGRVIRNVDLSRPTPLWMVERLRRSDVRSIDAVVDITNYVMLELGQPLHAFDLAEINGGIRVRMAEEGEKLVLLDGQEVSLRADTLVIADHQRALAIAGVMGGEHSGVSATTRDIFLESAFFDQIAVAGKARSYGLHTDASHRYERGVDWQLAREAMERATGLLLDITGGEAGPVIETVSEQHLPSVEPIVLRAERIEQMLGMKMDAAEVERLLTALGLTVSSHASEQWRVVVPSHRFDIALEVDLIEELARLYGYNRLPVRYPQARLAPQPRAEAQSDLPALRRLLVARGYQEAITYSFIDQKWFELFSPGVEPLLLANPISADMSAMRSSLWPGLVKSLQHNLNRQQDRVRLFESGLRFVGQLDGLKQEPMLAGVICGSRLPEGWAQARDAIDFFDVKADVEAVLGFAGAQEEFRFVPGSHPALHPGQTARIEREGREVGYLGALHPELSKTLGLDRPVFVFELVLAEVAVGRLPKFHELSRFPEVRRDLALVADREVSATAVMDVIRESAGEWLTDLRLFDVYQGKGIDPLRKSLAVGLTWQHPSRTLTDDEVNASTQQILTSLEERLNATLRK; this is translated from the coding sequence ATGAAATTCAGTGAACAATGGCTGCGTGGCTGGGTTAGCCCGCAGGTATCCCGCGATGAGCTGGTTGCTCGTCTGTCGATGGCCGGGCTTGAAGTAGACAGCGTTACCCCGGCGGCCGGCGCATTTACTGGCGTGGTCGTTGGCGAGGTGCTGAGCACCGAGCAACACCCGGACGCGGACAAGCTGCGCGTATGCCAGGTCAGTAACGGCGCGGAGACCCTCCAGGTGGTGTGTGGCGCGCCAAACGTGCGCCCCGGCCTGAAGATCCCCTTCGCAATGATCGGCGCCGCATTGCCTGGCGACTTCAAAATCAAGAAGGCCAAGCTGCGGGGCGTCGAGTCCAACGGCATGCTGTGCTCGCAAGCCGAACTGCAGGTGGGTGAGGGCAATGACGGCCTGATGGAACTGCCGGCCGATGCGCCGGTAGGCCAGGATTTCCGCGTTTACCTGGAGCTGGACGACGCGAGCATTGAAGTCGACCTGACGCCCAACCGCGGCGATTGCCTGTCGGTTGCCGGTCTGGCGCGTGAAGTCGGCGCACTCTACGATGCCGCAGTCACTCGCCCGACAGTAGCCACTGTGACGGCAGTACACGATCAAGTCGTTCCGGTCGAAGTGGTAGCGTCTGCCGCTTGCCCTCGCTATCTCGGCCGCGTTATCCGTAATGTCGACCTTTCACGGCCGACACCGTTGTGGATGGTTGAACGGCTACGTCGGTCGGACGTGCGCAGCATTGATGCGGTGGTCGACATCACCAACTACGTCATGCTCGAACTGGGCCAGCCGTTGCATGCATTCGACCTGGCCGAAATCAACGGCGGCATCCGCGTGCGTATGGCGGAAGAGGGCGAGAAGCTGGTGCTGCTGGACGGTCAGGAAGTCAGCCTTCGCGCGGACACCCTGGTCATTGCCGACCACCAGCGTGCGCTGGCCATCGCGGGTGTCATGGGTGGCGAGCACAGCGGCGTTTCGGCAACTACTCGCGATATCTTCCTTGAAAGCGCTTTTTTCGATCAGATCGCAGTCGCTGGCAAAGCCCGTTCCTATGGGTTGCACACTGACGCTTCCCATCGTTACGAGCGAGGCGTTGACTGGCAACTTGCCCGTGAAGCCATGGAGCGGGCCACCGGTCTGCTGCTGGACATCACCGGCGGCGAAGCCGGACCGGTCATTGAGACGGTCAGCGAGCAGCATTTGCCGTCTGTTGAGCCGATCGTGCTGCGTGCCGAGCGCATCGAGCAGATGCTGGGCATGAAGATGGACGCAGCAGAAGTCGAGCGTCTGTTGACTGCGCTGGGTCTCACCGTGAGCTCGCACGCAAGCGAACAGTGGCGCGTCGTAGTACCAAGCCATCGCTTCGACATCGCCCTTGAGGTCGATCTGATCGAAGAGCTGGCGCGCCTTTATGGTTACAACCGCTTGCCGGTTCGTTATCCGCAGGCGCGTCTGGCACCGCAGCCGCGCGCCGAGGCGCAGAGCGATTTGCCAGCGCTGCGTCGTCTGTTGGTGGCTCGCGGCTACCAGGAAGCGATTACCTACAGCTTCATTGACCAGAAGTGGTTCGAGCTGTTTAGCCCCGGCGTAGAGCCGCTGCTGCTGGCGAACCCGATCTCGGCTGATATGTCGGCCATGCGTTCGTCGTTGTGGCCGGGCCTGGTGAAATCGCTGCAGCACAACCTCAACCGCCAGCAGGATCGTGTACGCCTGTTCGAGAGCGGCCTGCGTTTTGTAGGTCAACTGGACGGCCTTAAGCAAGAGCCTATGCTGGCTGGCGTCATCTGCGGCAGCCGTCTGCCGGAAGGCTGGGCGCAGGCCCGCGATGCAATCGACTTCTTCGACGTCAAGGCTGACGTAGAGGCGGTACTCGGCTTCGCGGGTGCTCAGGAAGAATTCCGCTTCGTCCCCGGCAGCCACCCGGCGCTGCACCCGGGCCAAACCGCGCGGATCGAACGTGAAGGGCGCGAGGTTGGCTACCTGGGCGCGCTGCACCCTGAGCTGTCAAAAACCCTGGGGCTGGATCGTCCGGTGTTCGTTTTCGAGCTGGTGCTGGCCGAAGTTGCCGTGGGGCGCCTGCCGAAATTCCATGAGCTGTCGCGCTTCCCTGAAGTACGCCGCGACCTGGCGTTGGTGGCTGATCGTGAGGTATCTGCAACTGCGGTAATGGAC
- the pheS gene encoding phenylalanine--tRNA ligase subunit alpha: MENLDALVSQALEAVQSAEDINALEQIRVLYLGKKGELTQVMKTLGNLPAEERPQVGALINVAKERVTEVLNARKAAFEQSDLAAKLAAESIDVTLPGRGQTTGGLHPVTRTLERIEQFFTHIGYGIAEGPEVEDDYHNFEALNIPGHHPARSMHDTFYFNANMLLRTHTSPVQVRTMESQKPPIRIVCPGRVYRSDSDITHSPMFHQVEGLLVDRDINFADLKGTIEEFLRVFFEKELAVRFRPSYFPFTEPSAEVDMECVMCSGKGCRVCKQTGWLEVMGCGMVHPNVLRMSGIDPEEFQGFAFGMGVERLAMLRYGVNDLRLFFDNDLRFLAQFR; this comes from the coding sequence ATGGAAAACCTGGACGCGCTGGTCTCTCAAGCACTTGAGGCTGTGCAAAGCGCCGAAGATATCAATGCCCTGGAGCAAATCCGGGTTCTTTACCTTGGCAAAAAGGGCGAATTGACTCAGGTGATGAAGACCCTGGGGAATTTGCCAGCTGAAGAGCGTCCGCAAGTCGGTGCGCTGATCAACGTTGCCAAGGAGCGTGTCACAGAGGTTCTCAATGCGCGCAAGGCAGCGTTCGAGCAATCCGACCTTGCGGCCAAGCTTGCGGCCGAGTCCATTGACGTGACTCTGCCTGGCCGTGGCCAGACCACCGGTGGTCTGCATCCGGTTACCCGGACTCTGGAACGAATCGAGCAGTTCTTCACCCACATTGGCTACGGCATCGCCGAAGGCCCTGAGGTCGAAGACGACTATCACAACTTCGAGGCGCTCAACATCCCCGGCCATCACCCGGCCCGGTCGATGCACGACACCTTCTATTTCAATGCGAACATGCTGCTGCGCACCCATACCTCCCCGGTTCAGGTCCGCACCATGGAATCGCAGAAGCCACCGATCCGCATCGTCTGCCCAGGCCGCGTGTATCGCAGTGACTCCGATATCACCCATTCCCCGATGTTCCACCAGGTCGAAGGCCTGCTGGTCGACCGCGATATCAATTTCGCCGACCTGAAGGGCACCATCGAGGAATTCCTGCGCGTGTTCTTTGAAAAAGAGCTGGCAGTGCGTTTCCGTCCTTCGTATTTCCCGTTCACCGAGCCTTCGGCCGAAGTCGATATGGAATGCGTGATGTGCAGCGGCAAGGGCTGCCGCGTCTGCAAGCAGACCGGCTGGCTGGAAGTCATGGGCTGCGGCATGGTCCACCCCAACGTGCTGCGCATGTCGGGCATCGACCCGGAAGAGTTCCAGGGCTTTGCCTTCGGTATGGGCGTAGAACGCTTGGCAATGCTGCGCTATGGCGTCAACGATTTGCGTCTGTTCTTCGACAACGACTTGCGGTTCCTCGCACAATTTCGCTAG
- the rplT gene encoding 50S ribosomal protein L20 has product MARVKRGVIARKRHKKILKLAKGYYGARSRVFRVAKQAVIKAGQYAYRDRRQKKRQFRALWIARINAGARINGLSYSRFIAGLKKASIEIDRKVLADLAVNEKAAFAAIVEKAKATLA; this is encoded by the coding sequence ATGGCTCGTGTAAAGCGTGGCGTCATTGCCCGTAAGCGTCACAAAAAAATTCTGAAACTTGCTAAGGGCTACTACGGTGCGCGTTCACGCGTATTCCGTGTTGCCAAGCAAGCGGTAATCAAGGCTGGCCAATACGCCTACCGTGACCGTCGTCAGAAAAAACGTCAGTTCCGCGCTCTGTGGATCGCTCGTATCAACGCTGGTGCGCGTATCAACGGTCTGTCCTACAGCCGTTTCATCGCTGGCCTGAAAAAAGCGTCGATCGAAATCGACCGTAAGGTTCTGGCTGATCTGGCAGTGAACGAAAAAGCGGCGTTTGCTGCGATTGTCGAGAAAGCTAAAGCCACTTTGGCCTAA
- the rpmI gene encoding 50S ribosomal protein L35, translated as MPKMKTKSGAAKRFLKTANGIKHKHAFKSHILTKMSTKRKRQLRGSSLLHPSDVAKVERMLRLR; from the coding sequence ATGCCAAAGATGAAGACTAAAAGTGGTGCAGCTAAGCGGTTTCTGAAAACCGCGAATGGCATCAAGCACAAGCACGCTTTCAAGAGCCACATCCTGACCAAAATGTCGACCAAGCGTAAGCGTCAACTGCGCGGTAGCAGCTTGCTGCATCCGTCTGACGTGGCAAAAGTCGAGCGCATGCTGCGCCTTCGTTAA
- the infC gene encoding translation initiation factor IF-3, protein MIIKREMRQDKRAAPKAPINENISAREVRLIGAEGEQLGIVSIEDALLKAEEAKLDLVEISADAVPPVCKLMDYGKSIFEKKKQVAAAKKNQKQIQVKEIKFRPGTEEGDYQVKLRNLVRFLSDGDRAKISLRFRGREMAHQELGMELLKRVEADLLEYGSVEQHPKMEGRQLIMVIAPKKKK, encoded by the coding sequence ATTATTATTAAGCGTGAAATGAGACAAGATAAACGAGCTGCACCGAAGGCCCCGATCAACGAGAATATCTCGGCACGTGAGGTTCGTTTAATTGGGGCTGAGGGTGAGCAGCTTGGGATTGTGTCAATTGAAGACGCGCTTCTTAAGGCTGAAGAGGCCAAACTGGATCTGGTGGAAATCTCCGCCGATGCAGTACCTCCTGTTTGCAAACTGATGGACTACGGCAAATCGATCTTCGAGAAGAAGAAGCAGGTTGCTGCCGCCAAGAAGAATCAGAAGCAGATCCAGGTTAAAGAAATCAAGTTTCGTCCAGGGACGGAGGAAGGGGATTACCAGGTAAAACTACGCAACCTGGTACGTTTCCTGAGTGACGGGGACAGGGCCAAGATCTCGTTGAGATTTCGCGGTCGTGAGATGGCCCACCAGGAGCTGGGGATGGAGCTGTTGAAGCGGGTTGAAGCTGACCTGCTCGAATACGGCTCGGTCGAACAGCATCCTAAGATGGAAGGACGCCAGCTGATCATGGTCATCGCCCCGAAAAAGAAGAAATAA
- the thrS gene encoding threonine--tRNA ligase, with translation MPTITLPDGSQRSFDHPVSVAEVAASIGAGLAKATVAGKVNGQLVDASDLITTDASLQIITPKDQEGLEIIRHSCAHLVGHAVKQLYPTAKMVIGPVIDDGFYYDIAYERPFTPDDLAAIEQRMQQLIEKDYDVIKKVTPRAEVIEVFAARGEDYKLRLVEDMPNEHAMGLYYHEEYVDMCRGPHVPNTRFLKSFKLTKLSGAYWRGDAKNEQLQRVYGTAWADKKQLAAYIQRIEEAEKRDHRKIGKRLGLFHTQEEAPGMVFWHPNGWTLYQVLEQYMRTTQRENGYLEIKTPQVVDRSLWEKSGHWANYAENMFTTQSENRDYAIKPMNCPCHVQVFNQGLKSYRELPMRLAEFGACHRNEPSGALHGIMRVRAFTQDDAHIFCTEEQMQAESAAFIKLTMAVYADFGFKDIEMKLSTRPEKRVGSDELWDRAESALAAALDSAGLPYDLQPGEGAFYGPKIEFSLKDCLGRVWQCGTLQLDFNLPIRLGAEFVSEDNGRKHPVMLHRAILGSFERFIGILIEHYEGAFPAWLAPTQAVIMNITDKQADFALEVEKTLAQSGFRAKSDLRNEKIGFKIREHTLLKIPYLLVIGDREVETQTVAVRTREGADLGSMPVAQFSEFLAQAVSRRGRQDSE, from the coding sequence ATGCCAACTATTACTCTTCCCGACGGCAGTCAACGTTCTTTCGATCACCCGGTATCCGTTGCCGAGGTCGCAGCATCCATTGGTGCAGGCCTGGCCAAAGCCACCGTGGCCGGCAAGGTCAATGGTCAACTGGTCGACGCCAGTGATCTGATCACCACCGATGCGAGCCTGCAAATCATCACCCCAAAGGATCAGGAAGGCCTGGAGATCATTCGTCACTCCTGCGCGCACCTGGTCGGCCATGCCGTCAAGCAGCTGTACCCAACGGCAAAAATGGTGATTGGCCCGGTCATCGATGACGGCTTCTATTACGACATCGCCTATGAGCGTCCTTTTACCCCGGACGACCTGGCGGCGATCGAGCAGCGCATGCAGCAGCTGATCGAGAAAGACTACGACGTCATCAAGAAGGTCACGCCGCGCGCGGAAGTGATCGAAGTGTTTGCGGCGCGGGGCGAGGACTACAAGCTTCGTCTGGTCGAAGACATGCCGAACGAACACGCCATGGGTCTTTATTACCATGAAGAATACGTCGACATGTGCCGCGGTCCACACGTGCCGAACACGCGCTTTCTCAAGTCCTTCAAGCTGACCAAATTGTCCGGCGCCTACTGGCGTGGCGATGCCAAAAACGAACAATTGCAGCGTGTCTACGGCACGGCCTGGGCCGACAAGAAGCAATTGGCGGCCTACATCCAGCGCATTGAAGAAGCCGAGAAGCGCGATCATCGCAAGATCGGCAAGCGTCTTGGCTTGTTCCATACCCAGGAAGAAGCACCGGGCATGGTGTTCTGGCACCCGAACGGCTGGACGCTGTACCAGGTGCTCGAGCAGTACATGCGCACAACCCAGCGCGAAAACGGCTACCTGGAGATCAAGACGCCTCAGGTTGTTGACCGCTCGCTGTGGGAGAAGTCCGGTCACTGGGCCAACTACGCCGAGAACATGTTCACGACTCAGTCGGAAAACCGCGACTACGCCATCAAGCCAATGAACTGCCCTTGCCACGTGCAGGTGTTCAATCAAGGCCTGAAGAGCTACCGCGAACTGCCGATGCGTCTGGCCGAGTTCGGTGCCTGTCACCGCAACGAGCCGTCGGGTGCGCTGCACGGCATCATGCGCGTGCGGGCCTTTACTCAGGACGATGCGCACATCTTCTGCACTGAAGAGCAGATGCAGGCTGAATCCGCAGCGTTCATCAAGCTGACCATGGCGGTGTACGCCGATTTCGGTTTCAAAGACATCGAAATGAAGCTGTCGACCCGTCCCGAGAAGCGTGTCGGCTCCGATGAGCTATGGGATCGCGCCGAGTCTGCACTGGCTGCAGCCCTTGACAGTGCTGGGCTGCCGTACGATCTGCAACCCGGTGAAGGCGCGTTCTACGGTCCGAAGATTGAATTTTCTCTCAAGGATTGCTTGGGTCGCGTCTGGCAATGCGGTACTCTGCAGCTCGATTTCAACCTGCCGATTCGTCTGGGCGCTGAATTTGTGTCCGAAGACAACGGTCGCAAGCACCCGGTCATGTTGCACCGCGCAATCCTTGGCTCCTTCGAGCGCTTCATCGGTATTCTGATCGAGCATTACGAAGGTGCTTTCCCTGCGTGGCTTGCTCCAACTCAAGCAGTGATCATGAACATCACTGATAAACAGGCTGATTTTGCCCTTGAGGTGGAAAAAACATTGGCGCAAAGCGGATTTCGTGCCAAGTCCGACTTGAGAAATGAAAAGATCGGCTTTAAAATCCGCGAGCATACGTTGCTCAAAATTCCGTATCTCCTCGTTATTGGAGACCGGGAGGTTGAAACACAAACTGTCGCTGTGCGTACACGTGAAGGCGCAGACCTTGGCTCAATGCCGGTCGCCCAGTTCTCGGAGTTCCTTGCACAAGCGGTTTCCCGGCGTGGTCGCCAAGATTCGGAGTAA
- a CDS encoding cold-shock protein, which yields MSNRQTGTVKWFNDEKGFGFITPQGGGDDLFVHFKAIESDGFKSLKEGQTVSFVAEKGQKGMQAAQVRAE from the coding sequence ATGTCTAATCGCCAAACCGGCACCGTAAAATGGTTCAACGATGAAAAAGGCTTCGGCTTCATCACCCCACAGGGTGGCGGCGACGACCTTTTTGTACATTTCAAAGCCATTGAATCCGACGGTTTCAAAAGCTTGAAAGAAGGCCAGACTGTTTCCTTCGTGGCTGAGAAAGGCCAAAAGGGCATGCAAGCTGCTCAGGTTCGCGCGGAGTAA
- a CDS encoding I78 family peptidase inhibitor, whose translation MPWKYASSGLVLAVVVLAGCSSTSESSTKPDEGVATSASGYSRCDAAAVQYTVGKPASAALLDQAKAKAGAQTARVLGPHDVVTLEYRSDRLNLNTDDSGTVNRVNCG comes from the coding sequence ATGCCCTGGAAATACGCATCATCGGGTCTGGTGCTCGCCGTAGTGGTGCTGGCCGGTTGCAGCAGCACATCCGAGTCCTCAACCAAGCCCGACGAGGGCGTTGCCACCTCCGCCAGCGGCTATTCCCGTTGTGATGCAGCTGCCGTGCAGTACACGGTCGGGAAGCCGGCGTCTGCGGCTTTGCTGGATCAGGCAAAGGCAAAGGCGGGCGCGCAAACGGCCAGGGTGCTCGGGCCACACGATGTGGTGACGTTGGAGTACCGTTCGGACCGTTTGAATCTGAACACTGATGACTCCGGAACGGTAAACCGCGTCAATTGCGGTTGA
- a CDS encoding nucleoside hydrolase, with product MYAGLQLFTGLIRSAALLAILSAVSVQAAERRDVIIDTDPGADDVVALLLALASPKELNVMAITTVAGNVRIDKTSRNARLAREWAGREDVPVYAGAGKPLVRTPIYAENIHGKEGLPGVQVHEPKQPSAQGNAVQYLIDTLHKAAPHSVTIAMLGPQTNLALALIQAPDITEGIKEVVVMGGAHFNGGNITPVAEFNLYADPDAAKVVLASGVKLTYVPLDVTHKMLTSEQRLKQIDGLNNQAGKLVSDILNEYVKADMVHYGLPGGPVHDASVIAWLLKPELFSGRQVNLVVDNREGPTHGQTIVDWYDTLAQSKNVFWVENGDAQGFFDLLTQRLATLK from the coding sequence ATGTACGCAGGTCTTCAATTGTTTACCGGATTGATCAGGAGTGCCGCACTGTTGGCCATTTTATCCGCCGTCTCGGTGCAGGCCGCCGAACGGCGTGACGTGATCATCGACACCGACCCGGGCGCCGACGACGTCGTTGCGCTGTTGTTGGCTTTGGCGTCTCCGAAAGAACTCAACGTCATGGCCATTACCACCGTAGCGGGCAATGTGCGTATCGACAAAACTTCACGCAATGCCCGACTTGCCCGCGAGTGGGCCGGTCGCGAAGACGTGCCCGTTTATGCCGGTGCGGGCAAACCGCTGGTGCGTACGCCGATCTACGCCGAGAACATCCATGGCAAGGAAGGCCTGCCCGGCGTGCAAGTGCATGAGCCGAAACAGCCCTCGGCACAAGGCAATGCGGTGCAGTATTTGATCGACACACTGCACAAGGCTGCGCCGCACAGCGTTACCATCGCCATGCTCGGCCCTCAGACCAATCTGGCGCTCGCGCTGATTCAGGCGCCTGATATCACAGAGGGCATCAAGGAAGTCGTGGTCATGGGCGGCGCCCACTTCAATGGCGGCAATATCACCCCTGTGGCCGAGTTCAATCTGTACGCCGACCCTGACGCCGCGAAAGTGGTTCTCGCCAGCGGCGTGAAACTGACCTACGTGCCACTGGACGTTACCCACAAGATGCTCACCAGCGAGCAGCGTCTCAAGCAAATTGACGGCTTGAATAACCAGGCTGGCAAGTTGGTGAGCGACATCCTGAATGAGTACGTCAAGGCAGACATGGTCCACTACGGGTTGCCCGGGGGGCCGGTACACGATGCAAGCGTGATTGCCTGGCTGCTCAAGCCTGAGTTGTTCTCTGGCAGGCAGGTGAACCTGGTGGTCGACAACCGCGAAGGGCCGACCCATGGCCAGACCATCGTTGACTGGTACGACACCCTCGCTCAGAGCAAGAATGTATTCTGGGTCGAAAACGGCGACGCTCAAGGGTTCTTCGATCTGCTGACCCAGCGCCTCGCCACGCTTAAATAA
- the rbsD gene encoding D-ribose pyranase produces MKKTPLLNIALSRAIASLGHGDIVMIVDAGMPVPAGVELIDLALTHGVPDFVSVLNVVLTEMQVESHVLAEEMLSRQPPALATVAALHASGSLGEQRLVTHEALKQLSRGARAIIRTGECQPYTNIALVAGVVF; encoded by the coding sequence ATGAAGAAAACACCGCTGCTCAACATCGCGCTGTCCCGGGCCATCGCGTCGCTCGGTCACGGCGACATCGTGATGATCGTCGACGCAGGCATGCCGGTGCCGGCGGGGGTTGAGCTGATTGATCTGGCGCTGACCCACGGCGTACCCGATTTCGTCAGCGTGCTGAATGTGGTGCTGACCGAAATGCAAGTCGAAAGCCATGTGCTTGCCGAAGAAATGCTGTCCAGACAACCGCCGGCACTTGCCACGGTTGCGGCATTGCACGCTTCCGGCAGCTTGGGCGAGCAGCGTCTGGTCACCCATGAGGCGCTCAAGCAGCTCAGCCGAGGCGCTCGCGCTATCATCCGCACCGGCGAATGCCAGCCCTACACCAACATTGCGTTGGTGGCCGGGGTGGTGTTCTAA
- the rbsK gene encoding ribokinase, producing MQAKVVIVGSLNMDLVTRAPRLPRAGETLAGQSFVTVPGGKGANQAVAAARLGASVAMIGCVGDDAYGEQLRAALLAEGVDCQAVTPVSGESTGVALIVVDDSSQNAIVIVAGGNGHVTASVVDSFDALLCQAEVIICQLEVPLDTVGHVLKRGHELGKTVILNPAPASGPLPAQWFAWIDYLIPNESEATALTGLPVDSTASADAAATALLDAGVSKVIVTLGEQGALFASKSRSEHFPAPKVQPIDTTAAGDTFVGGFAAALADGKSESDAIRFGQVAAALSVTRSGAQPSIPTFAEVQACAVQGQPS from the coding sequence ATGCAAGCAAAAGTAGTGATAGTGGGCAGCCTGAACATGGACCTGGTGACGCGCGCGCCGCGATTGCCGCGTGCAGGCGAAACCCTGGCGGGACAATCGTTCGTCACCGTGCCGGGTGGCAAGGGCGCCAACCAGGCGGTTGCTGCCGCGCGGCTGGGTGCCAGTGTTGCAATGATCGGCTGCGTGGGCGATGACGCCTATGGCGAACAACTGCGCGCCGCGCTGCTTGCCGAGGGCGTCGATTGCCAGGCGGTTACCCCGGTCAGCGGTGAGTCCACCGGCGTAGCGTTGATTGTGGTCGATGACAGCAGCCAGAACGCCATCGTCATTGTGGCTGGCGGCAACGGCCATGTCACCGCGTCTGTGGTGGACAGCTTCGACGCGTTGCTGTGCCAGGCCGAGGTCATCATCTGCCAGCTCGAGGTGCCACTCGACACGGTTGGGCACGTGCTCAAGCGTGGACACGAGTTGGGCAAGACCGTGATTCTCAACCCGGCGCCTGCCAGCGGGCCGCTTCCTGCCCAATGGTTTGCCTGGATCGATTATCTGATCCCCAACGAAAGCGAGGCAACCGCGCTGACCGGCCTTCCAGTGGACAGCACCGCCAGCGCAGACGCTGCGGCCACGGCGCTGCTGGACGCGGGGGTGAGCAAAGTGATCGTGACGCTGGGCGAGCAGGGCGCCTTGTTTGCGAGCAAGTCACGCTCCGAGCATTTCCCGGCGCCCAAGGTCCAGCCGATCGACACCACAGCTGCAGGCGATACCTTTGTCGGCGGCTTTGCAGCGGCACTGGCCGACGGCAAGTCCGAATCCGATGCCATTCGCTTCGGTCAGGTCGCGGCCGCGCTGTCCGTCACCCGTTCCGGGGCACAGCCCTCCATTCCGACGTTCGCAGAGGTTCAGGCCTGTGCGGTTCAGGGGCAACCGTCATGA
- a CDS encoding LacI family DNA-binding transcriptional regulator translates to MATIKDVAAIAGISYTTVSHVLNRTRPVSEEVRKKVEAAIVQLDYVPSAVARSLKAKATATIGLLIPNGINPYFAELARGIEDYCERNGFCVILCNSDDNPDKQRSYLRVLLEKRVDGLIVSSVGGGDSLVEGLAAVRTPLVIVDRDLDGVTADLVRIDHELGAYLATSHLLSLGHRHIACICGPAQTSVAQMRLDGYHRAMREGGIEVPADWVVESDFTGPSGYLAAVKLLQSDPPTAIFAANDMVGIGVLRAAAERNVRVPADLSVIGFDDIQMSQYVYPALTTVGQSILQLGERAAEVLLRRISTRGDTAVEHLIVAPSIVLRESTAPPPPASP, encoded by the coding sequence ATGGCAACCATCAAGGATGTAGCGGCGATTGCCGGGATTTCCTACACCACGGTGTCCCATGTGCTCAATCGCACGCGCCCTGTCAGCGAAGAAGTGCGCAAGAAGGTCGAGGCGGCCATCGTCCAGCTCGATTACGTGCCCAGTGCCGTAGCGCGTTCGCTCAAGGCCAAAGCCACGGCAACGATCGGCCTGTTGATCCCCAACGGTATCAACCCGTACTTCGCCGAGCTGGCGCGGGGCATCGAGGACTACTGCGAGCGCAATGGTTTCTGCGTGATCCTTTGCAACTCGGACGACAACCCCGACAAGCAGCGCAGCTACCTGCGGGTGCTCCTGGAGAAGCGCGTTGATGGCCTGATCGTCTCGTCCGTGGGCGGCGGCGACAGCCTCGTCGAAGGCCTCGCTGCGGTGCGCACGCCGCTGGTCATCGTCGACAGGGACCTGGACGGTGTAACAGCGGATCTGGTGCGTATCGACCACGAGCTCGGCGCTTACCTGGCCACGTCACACCTGCTGTCGCTGGGGCATCGGCACATTGCCTGCATTTGTGGCCCGGCGCAGACCAGTGTCGCCCAGATGCGTCTGGACGGTTACCATCGGGCGATGCGAGAAGGCGGCATCGAAGTGCCGGCCGACTGGGTCGTTGAAAGCGATTTCACCGGGCCGAGCGGCTATCTCGCTGCCGTTAAGCTGTTGCAAAGCGATCCGCCCACGGCCATTTTCGCGGCCAACGACATGGTCGGCATCGGCGTGCTGCGCGCCGCCGCCGAGCGCAACGTGCGGGTGCCGGCCGATCTTTCGGTCATTGGCTTCGACGACATTCAGATGAGCCAATATGTGTATCCAGCCCTGACCACCGTAGGCCAGTCGATCCTGCAACTGGGGGAGCGCGCCGCCGAGGTGCTGCTGCGCCGCATATCGACGCGCGGCGACACCGCTGTTGAGCACTTGATCGTGGCACCGAGTATTGTGTTGCGCGAATCCACCGCACCTCCACCCCCTGCATCACCCTGA